CCTAGGTAGCGCACCTTCTCCTCCTGAACACATACGTCACGCAGGTGCCTCATGTCCATCACCACTGAAAGACCGAGACCGGAGGAGAGGAAGGGTATGGGGCAGGTGACGGAAGGGCgacaacaggagagggagggtatgTGAGGGAGATGGAAGGGAGCAATAgaaggatggagacagggagagaccccGTTGGAAGACCCCTGCGCTAACTGGATTCCAATCGTAAAACTCATCCCATCTGATCTACCCTTATTGGTAAAGGAGGTTCCATGTGAAAGTACTGTACAGGACACATTAGGTGATGTTTCTCACCTTTCTCCTGGCCTCTGCTACACATGGTGAGAATCAGAGCATACAGACTGAAGGTCTACAGCTCTATCACTTTCTTGGTTTTATCAAACACtgcctcctcccactcctccataTTCTGCATGGCCACGACAGACAGCCCGTCACGTAGAAAAGCTTCCACAGGATACAGTCTGGAAAGACCAGAAAATGGGGacgagagacaggcagacattTTTTTCCCCCATTCTGTCTTAATGATGTAATTGATGACGGATTCAAGACGGGACAGGCTGACGCTGGTGATGCCTGTAAATAAGGTTGTACCAGAGCTGTAGTATGCAGCAGCCAGGCCAATGGACGCAATACCTGAAATCAGAAAAAGGACCAAATGCTGGGGCAATTTATTTTCTGACATTGCATTCAAAGAAATAAACTcagtaaatatacacacacacatcatgatcCTACCTATGAGCAGCGACCAGGAGCGGATGCCAGGCGACCTCTTCAGGTATAACATGTTTGTGGTGTGCTCCTCTTCCTGCATATACCCCATCTTACAGACCGACAGGCAGACATGACCAAATTGTATACAATATGGATAGGCAAAAGCTATATAATATAAAGAACCATTGCTTACTCTTGTAATTCTGTGCTTACTTcaaggaaagagggaggatgtATGTCAGAAGTAGAACATGGCCATGTTGGTTCAATATTGAAGTTATGAATAATGATCACAGATGAATGGAAGTCAGGATGTTTAAACAGGGAAATTGTCCGTGTTGAGGAAATGGGGAAACAGATCTGAAATACAAAATGCTATGTTTTACTTCTGACAGATATCCCCCTTCTCTCTAAGAGCAGTGTTGCCAGGTCAAGCAAAATTTCCAGACCAATGACAACTCAAAAAGTGCCCAAAAGGCCTGAAAACAAGCTCCTTTTTTCACAGCAAGAGGAGTTGCCATTTATATTGTAAACCCCTTTTCCATAATGTTACCGAGACAATTAAATATTATCGTAGTAACTTGTAACGACGTTGGAA
This genomic window from Oncorhynchus gorbuscha isolate QuinsamMale2020 ecotype Even-year linkage group LG07, OgorEven_v1.0, whole genome shotgun sequence contains:
- the LOC124040094 gene encoding cytochrome b-245 chaperone 1 homolog isoform X1, with the translated sequence MSFTIGIQLAQGSSNGVSPCLHPSIAPFHLPHIPSLSCCRPSVTCPIPFLSSGLGLSVVMDMRHLRDVCVQEEKVRYLGKGYLLVLRLATGFSYPLTQSTTMGGHSDVEAVASLLKRFLGLEELQRHWEQEEEAVREEDELNRSTDSGEEGDSVQ